The following proteins are encoded in a genomic region of Candidatus Zixiibacteriota bacterium:
- a CDS encoding flavin reductase family protein codes for MSKVQLTPQTLLIPLPAVMVSCQAEGYKPNIITISWIGIVNSEPPMLSISIQPKRYSYEIIKKSGQFVVNLTSEHNLHAADFCGNRSGRDYDKFKELKLTPIKAKMVSAPLIKECPINLECITRQSLLLGTHEMFVAEIVAVHINGELVDENERPNIDMLKPLVYCTGAREYRGGLIKLLGRYGQAAGK; via the coding sequence ATGAGCAAAGTGCAATTAACCCCGCAAACCCTTCTCATCCCCCTGCCGGCGGTGATGGTATCCTGTCAGGCCGAGGGTTACAAACCGAATATCATTACCATCAGCTGGATCGGCATTGTCAACTCCGAACCGCCGATGCTTTCGATTTCGATACAACCGAAGAGATATTCTTATGAAATTATCAAGAAATCAGGCCAGTTCGTAGTCAATCTCACCTCCGAGCATAATCTTCACGCGGCCGATTTCTGCGGCAACCGCTCCGGGCGGGATTATGACAAATTCAAGGAATTAAAGCTGACCCCGATCAAGGCCAAAATGGTCTCGGCCCCCCTTATAAAGGAATGCCCGATCAATCTCGAATGTATCACCCGGCAATCCCTTCTGCTCGGCACGCACGAGATGTTTGTCGCCGAAATAGTAGCGGTGCATATCAACGGTGAACTGGTGGATGAAAATGAGCGGCCCAATATTGACATGCTGAAACCTCTGGTGTACTGTACCGGTGCCCGGGAATACCGCGGCGGGCTGATCAAATTGCTGGGACGCTACGGTCAGGCGGCCGGGAAATAA
- the tgt gene encoding tRNA guanosine(34) transglycosylase Tgt → MVTPGFSFALQKSCHNARRGLAVTPHGQFNTPAFMPVGTTGAVKAMTAGDLEECGAEIMLGNTYHLYLRPGEKLIKEKGGLARFSGWNKPTLTDSGGFQVFSMDDLSRVDDEGVTFRSHHDGSLHRLNAKKVIEIERDIGADIIMSFDQCVAYPAEPKTAEDGVRRTFDWAQKGLEHFRKLEETGGGGIALFGIIQGSTYRHLRELSARQITGLDFHGYAIGGLAVGESKAEMEDMLGFTIQFLPADKPRYLMGVGYPEDILMAVSYGVDMFDCVLPTRNARTGMVFTSEGPLVFRNADCTHDDRPLDPNCSCKVCRRYSRAYIRHLYNQREITALVLATYHSTYFYQSLMQGIRRSIEEGGFESFRKEFLEKYSKRDKIPDCEAER, encoded by the coding sequence ATGGTCACGCCCGGTTTCTCTTTCGCTCTCCAGAAGTCCTGCCATAATGCGCGCCGGGGTTTGGCTGTGACCCCGCATGGCCAATTCAATACGCCTGCTTTTATGCCGGTCGGAACAACCGGTGCGGTCAAAGCGATGACCGCCGGAGATCTGGAGGAATGCGGCGCGGAGATTATGCTGGGCAACACCTATCATTTATATTTGCGGCCAGGAGAGAAGTTGATAAAGGAGAAGGGAGGGCTGGCCCGGTTTTCCGGCTGGAATAAACCAACTCTGACCGACTCCGGCGGCTTCCAGGTCTTCTCTATGGATGATCTCTCCAGAGTTGATGATGAGGGCGTGACTTTCAGATCGCATCACGACGGCTCCTTGCATCGCCTCAATGCGAAAAAGGTAATCGAAATCGAGCGGGATATCGGCGCCGATATTATCATGTCCTTTGACCAGTGTGTGGCCTATCCGGCGGAGCCAAAAACGGCCGAGGATGGTGTCCGGCGGACATTTGATTGGGCGCAGAAGGGGCTGGAGCATTTTCGAAAGCTGGAAGAGACGGGGGGCGGCGGGATCGCCCTGTTCGGTATCATTCAGGGATCAACTTACAGGCATTTGCGGGAACTCTCCGCCAGACAGATTACCGGGCTGGATTTCCATGGTTACGCCATTGGTGGGCTGGCGGTTGGCGAATCAAAGGCGGAAATGGAGGATATGCTTGGCTTTACCATTCAGTTTCTCCCGGCCGACAAACCGCGATACCTGATGGGCGTCGGTTATCCGGAAGATATCCTTATGGCCGTCTCATATGGAGTCGATATGTTCGATTGCGTTCTGCCCACCCGCAATGCCCGCACCGGCATGGTTTTTACTTCCGAAGGGCCGCTGGTCTTCCGTAACGCCGATTGTACCCATGACGACCGTCCTCTGGATCCCAATTGCTCCTGCAAAGTCTGCCGCCGTTACAGTCGGGCCTATATCCGCCATCTCTATAATCAAAGGGAAATCACCGCCCTGGTGTTGGCCACTTATCACTCAACCTACTTTTACCAATCGCTGATGCAGGGAATTCGCCGCTCGATCGAGGAAGGAGGTTTTGAATCTTTTCGAAAAGAATTTCTCGAGAAATACTCAAAAAGGGATAAGATACCCGACTGTGAGGCGGAGCGTTGA
- a CDS encoding isoprenyl transferase — protein MKENEEALLAAIDRQRLPEHIAIIMDGNGRWAKKRNLPRTAGHEAGVEAVRKVVRAAAELGIKYLTLYTFSVENWKRPREEVVALMRLLSRTTRREMDELNRNNVRLITTGRIDGLSLTRRQALAFAMEKTKKNTGLVLNLALNYGGRTEIIDAVKSIAKAVRAGKMKPDDINEELFSRYLYTAGLPDPDLLLRTSGEMRISNFLLWQTSYTELYVTDILWPDFGRRELLEAIIVYQNRERRFGKV, from the coding sequence ATGAAGGAAAATGAAGAGGCCCTGCTGGCCGCCATCGATCGTCAGCGTTTGCCGGAGCATATTGCCATAATTATGGATGGCAACGGCCGTTGGGCCAAAAAGAGGAATCTTCCCCGGACAGCCGGCCATGAAGCCGGGGTCGAGGCGGTTCGTAAAGTTGTGAGGGCGGCGGCCGAGTTGGGTATTAAATATCTGACACTCTATACATTCTCAGTTGAGAACTGGAAACGTCCCCGGGAAGAGGTGGTAGCCCTGATGCGGCTTCTATCTCGCACGACCCGCCGCGAAATGGATGAATTGAACCGCAATAACGTGCGACTTATTACTACCGGCCGGATAGACGGCCTTTCTCTAACGCGGCGGCAGGCTCTTGCCTTTGCCATGGAAAAAACCAAGAAAAATACCGGATTGGTCCTCAACCTGGCCCTGAACTACGGCGGGCGGACAGAGATTATCGATGCCGTGAAGAGTATTGCCAAGGCGGTCCGGGCCGGGAAGATGAAACCGGATGATATCAATGAAGAGCTCTTCTCCCGGTATTTGTACACGGCCGGTCTGCCCGACCCGGACTTGCTGCTGCGGACATCAGGCGAGATGCGTATTTCCAATTTCCTTCTCTGGCAAACCAGCTATACCGAGCTATATGTCACCGATATTCTCTGGCCTGATTTCGGGCGCAGGGAATTATTGGAGGCAATAATTGTATATCAGAACAGGGAACGTCGTTTCGGAAAGGTTTAA
- a CDS encoding phosphatidate cytidylyltransferase, whose amino-acid sequence MSRNLIIRTIVAVIFGPLIILISYLGGNWLAGMILLLAALGIIEFMLDIKISAGSPSFWVTLLFTLGIIVAGIYLEPEWSLRLFVGYFLCIGVITAARGAEPTELYKQNSALVWGVTYLALLYPFLYYIRELVPGHGGDWLLFLWGTLWLSDTLAMAVGKGIGRKKLVPKISPNKTVAGFFGGLFGGLVIALILGYWLLSDVMLILLLGAGLAVSLVGQMGDLVESVWKRALGIKDSSAIIPGHGGILDRFDSLLFAAPVLFWYLKYIVYV is encoded by the coding sequence TTGAGCCGCAATCTTATAATTCGAACAATCGTGGCGGTCATTTTTGGACCGCTGATCATTCTCATTTCTTATCTGGGTGGTAACTGGTTGGCCGGGATGATTCTATTGCTGGCCGCTCTGGGGATTATTGAATTCATGCTGGATATCAAGATTTCGGCCGGCTCGCCATCATTCTGGGTCACTCTCCTTTTCACTCTGGGAATCATCGTCGCCGGTATTTATCTTGAGCCAGAATGGAGTTTACGGCTCTTTGTGGGATATTTCCTCTGTATTGGCGTAATCACCGCCGCGCGAGGGGCCGAACCGACGGAGCTTTATAAGCAGAATTCGGCTCTGGTATGGGGCGTCACCTATCTGGCTCTGCTGTACCCTTTTCTCTATTACATCCGCGAGCTGGTCCCCGGGCATGGGGGGGACTGGCTTCTGTTTCTCTGGGGCACGCTGTGGCTTTCCGATACTCTGGCCATGGCGGTCGGAAAGGGGATCGGCCGGAAGAAGCTGGTGCCGAAGATTTCGCCCAATAAGACCGTCGCGGGATTTTTCGGCGGCTTATTCGGCGGGCTGGTGATAGCGCTCATTCTGGGATATTGGCTTCTGTCGGATGTTATGCTAATCCTCTTACTCGGCGCCGGTCTGGCCGTGTCACTGGTCGGGCAGATGGGTGATCTGGTGGAGTCGGTCTGGAAAAGAGCGCTGGGCATTAAGGACTCATCGGCCATTATCCCCGGTCATGGCGGAATTCTCGACCGTTTTGATTCTCTTCTTTTTGCAGCGCCGGTGCTTTTCTGGTATCTGAAATATATCGTTTACGTTTAA